The genomic region TTGGACTTAGTTGTTGTATCAGGAACATGAAGTGGTAACGACGCTAGTCCGTTAAGTTCATCAGCATTTTTTTCCGTGGTTCCTTCTGTAGTATATGTCCAAAAAATCTCTTTGGTATTGTTCGAGGAGAAATCtttgaaaatataaattatcttttaaaaatgatcCGGTGGTAAATTTGTGAAATGcttacttttctctttttctgacTTTGCTGTATCATTTTCGATCGAATAACGTGTAAGATTTTCCGAATCCCGTACTACAGCAACAGCTAGATTCGTCGTATTGTCATGAAAATCTGAAGTGTTTCCATCTTCAGTAACAGAGGAAACCTGCTCCATCTTTTTGGTTTCTTGGGAAATTTTTTCGTCATTGTAGTTGAACACTTTACTCAGCTCATATTCTTTAATCTAGAAATGTCAACatgggcttatttttaaaatttcagaTGTAGAAGTTTGATCCTGTTTTTGTCGAACTTTTACCTTGAAAAACTGAAACACAGCAATTGTTGGAAGTTTACGAACCCCTGGGTAGAAGAAAGCTGATGCGGGATGATTTGGAAAGTTACTACTCAAATGACGAATGTTTTCTTGAGGTTCACTTGCCCAGTTTGGAGAAGTGAAAGAAAAGCCATTGTCTGTGCCAGCGTCCACTACATCAACCTTAAATGGAAAATGCATATGAAAGCACAGTTTAACGCCAAGATAAAGAGGGTTCAAGTCTCACCTCAATGCTGATACCGTTCAGCCATTTGCCGTTAGCACAAAGATCTAAACTGTCAATTCCAATGAACCAATCGGGTGATGGAACAAGTTTAGAAATCAAAGATACCTTTATAAGCCAAATCAAAAAGAAGCGTTAAAGGACGAAATGGGAGTGGTGGTCAGTTACcaaaaatttgacaaaaaaatcGACTAACTCTTGAATGGTTGCCGTCAACAAAAAACtctgtttctgtttttccttCTCCAGACAATATTGCCGGTGCATTGAACTCGTCGTAGATTCCTCCTTCCCCTTGAGACTGTGTATCCAAGTAGTCACTCCGACCATCTTCGGCAAACAACTTTAATCCTCTAGTGGCCTTGTGATTCAGACGGTACAATATGTACGATTTGTTGTGTGAACGACCTGTGACCGGAATCACAAAATCACAGTTTGCAGTAAGAATTACATGGTTTTGGCAAGATAATCATGATTCTTTAATCCAAGAAGCACAAAAAAGTCACTTTTTGATCGAGAATCAGTCGTTACTCTACAATCTAGTACACCTCTTCAAAGAATTTTACATCCTCGGAAAAAACTAATGTGTCATCGGTTTTCCTTGAATGGAAAAGTGTTTGCCCCATTCAATCAGAAAGTTGATTTTGATTCgtaacaaaagttttttttctttattttatttaaaaatatggaATTATCAAGTAAATGTATTataattttcaaatgcaaaacgGCCCTAGGGCCATGTTAATGAATTCTTGTATGTAATGTCTccttcattttgaaaattctcGTACTAGgtaaaacaaagcaaaatggTTAGATAAGCTACGGATAAGTAAATAAGCTAGATAGATAACCTAGTTTTTTAATCCAAGCTCAATAAAGTAACGCAGTGGCACAAAAAATCTAGTCTtaaaattgataaattaaaaatagtaataaaaaacggTTTTGCAAGAAAAGACTAGGTTGCCGCCATCCCACCAACAATCGAGTGATGGAGTTATTGCCTCCCTGGTGTTGCGGTTTTCCGTTAACGGTGCTTAATCTAAAACTGAAAGGCACAGTTTTGctatttgcatttgttttgatgaaTAGGTAATAATTTAtacatcttttaaaaattgtggACTTATAGGAAAAGTCTCCGCGTGTCAGTCCAGGAGGCAGGTGAAAGGATCAaatcttacaaaaaaaaagcacataaattttttttactgttccGTGTACTGCTCTTAGAAGCATGCTATATTAGGCGAATATCCCACAACAGAATTGTCTCTGCTTTCTTACGACGATTATGGTAGTCTTTCTATTTGTGTCTATGCCCTTGGGAACCCTTAGGATAAAAAGGGCACAATAAATCCATTTACCATGACAAACGTTTTGTTGCCGAATCTTGGGTAACCTTCCCTAAACGTAACTACTGATTTTCTAGAATAATCAATGTTAAAAGTCGATTTAGAACGCACCAAAAAGAAGTAGCTTTGACTGACTGTGTTGTCGCCAAGAAAACGATATGGCGAATTCTGCTGTAATTTCCTGCAGCGTTTCGTATTGACCTACTTAAAAATGCACATTAAGTTCCACTGCGATTTATGGTGTTTTTTTAGAATAGCCTGATCGAATCAAAGAACCTGCCCTAGTGCCCTAGTGTTATCTGTTGGACAACCAGTTgcattctttatatttttttctcagtGTAAAAATGTGTCTGGATTTATTTAGAATTACTTAAAATTAACAATGTTTTGTGTATGTTGCAGCCCGTCAGACGTAATCTTGGATCGGTTTCATTAAAGAAGAGTTCAATGGCAAAATCCGGTTTTGCAACTTAACAATggtgaaaattttttttgacgaACCATAGTAGTCAAACAGGAGAATGCATGATTAATATGGTGTAGTTTGACGTAATGCCAAATGGTAATAGTCTACAATATTATGTTACCATTCAACAGAAAAGCTATAATGTCTAATCCTATTTTACATACGTGCGGCACTGCGGCAGTGTAATTAGCGGAAAACTGCAAATTCGCAGCCACGCAGTTTTCTGCGTACTCCATACAAAAAATAGAGTTTCCTCCTAATGTAGTTATCAGgtgaaaaaatgtttaccgaATTTAAAAGACTAATTTTCaaagtgaaacagaaaagacaTAATTGTCCAAAAGAATAtcttgaaatttcaaaaagaaatgaaaaggctTAACAAAACATCGAAGTTTTGCTTGTGGTACATCTCAACTGCGTGTTCTGTCATCTTCTCAAAGACATGTAATAGTGATTGGCGAATGGCTAATGCTGACAACGACTGTTGGaacaaaaattcattcaaataCCATTTGATGGTTGTTGAACGATCCTGCCAGTTTGCTACATTAACTGTTTTGCTGCaagttttgtttaatttattgCTCTTTCACCCAAATCCACGAAACAAGAGGTCAGGTACTGAAAATCTATTCTTGCCTTTTACTTGGAACTGGTTTGTACCAATATTTATGcagcattttcgttttgatttatAGTTTTGCTGGACATAGTGATTATataaataaggaaaataaAGTTGACGCAATTAGGCAGCGGCCAGTCTTTCACGAAAGGTTGCCTCTAATTCAACAGATGTTTGCAAATTTAATCGAAATGTGAATTGCCTTTTACTATTTCCACCTTTCCTCCCACGAAAAACTTCAGTAAATTTGTGTTGTAATTTTGCTATTTTGGTTGCGTGCAACATGACGGCTAAAAATTCAGACATTATCCTGATATAAGGGAACTAAAAGTAGACAAAATTAATGCCTATAATGTCTGGGAATGAGTTCACGGCTCAGGAACCCATGTTTAGGGACACTACCTGTCGcgaacgaaataaaatttctaaaaaatcTGTTACAAATCAAACATTTGACTTTTGATAAAATGGCAAACGACGATGACGGCAGGAACGCGTCGTACAGGAAAAGGAATTCCATCCTTCACATTGGCTAAATCTTTTGAACGGGGTAATCCTATTTGAATGAAAACTGTAAATCAAGAAAGGCAcatcaataataaaacaatCTTTATATTAAAACCATAGGACATTTTATAGTTAACTTATCAACTAGCGTGATTGGAAGCCTATTCTTCGATTGGCCGTACACAGCCCTTACCCACGAACTATTACTGCACTAAACGTAAACAGTTAGTTTATTGCTATCCAGAAttcaaaatttgtattttaggAAAACCGAAGGAACGGTCACGTTAATGAAAAGAGTCAGCGCACTATCAGGATGATTCTATCAGCCCTATAGACAACATTTCTTCTTAAAGAATCGAACGATATAATCTTTATTTGAATAGTTTTAAATTGTGGAAGAATTGTCCCACCTTAAAGTATTGAACAATGCAGcgttgcgttttttttttcgtcgcaATTTTCCCAAGAGTCTTGTAACTTATTTTCCTTTCGTCTTTCCGTaaggctttcttttttatttctctttttggatAAGATAATGCTGGTATAATGTATGGAGCATGACACACAGTGAGGAAATGCTTAAGTGGTTCAAAACGCTGTGGGCCTTACATCATGATGGGTTGTCTGAAACAGAATCAGCGGATAAGCCGGGGTGCATTAAACAAATGTTTATAGTAGTAAGTAAGTGCGCCAAACTTGCGTTTACTTGTTAttgttgtgtgttgttttaaaattgtgTACACTTATTATGGACTTTGGAAGCAAATATCCAATCTTACGCGTAGCATCCTTTCAATAAACTGCACTTTCATTCGATGACTTGTTTCGTTACGAAATAAGAATTTAATCAGAttaaggtaaagaaaaaggacagaTGAACAATGCAATCGCTGTTGAAAACCAACTGAAAATCAAAAGGCTGTTTCAAGGGGGTCAAGAAAAAGAGGTTTCGATCGAAGAATGGCAAACTTGATACGAGAAACGTAGAAACGAATGCAAATTTAAAGCAGAATTTATTGCTATTCATTTGTATCTCTTTCATCTGctgtgaaaaataaattttttcaagacCTTGTGGCCTTGAAAAGAATCAAGATAATTTTTACCAACTAGCCGATCTGATAACGATTCTCGGAAATTTTCTGTTTATCTATGGGACTGTCGAAATGGCTGCCTATATTTAATTAAGGGGTTCACTCCTAAGAccctgaaaaatgaaaaaaggatACAAGTTTTTATCGTCAAAAGTACAATAAGCGGACTTTCACAAATTCAAAAGTATCGAATAGTTAGcgttctttgttttctttcgtttaacATTTGTTACCATTTTAGCCTACATTTTAGCCTACAGTAATTGATTGCATGAAccacaatttttaattttatcaCTTTTTCTATGCTGAATTACGACTGCAACTGTGAATTTAACCGTgccaatttcaaaatgaagcCAAGTGATAGCGAACTTAGAGTTGCGATAATTTTAGCTTGGAATTCTAATAATAGAACACTGTCGTTGGCAACTTATTAGTGCGTCTTCTCTTGTCCTCTCTTGCGGGTATTACAAAAAATTCGTGACCCCGTTTTGTATTTACGACATTTGATTTTGCACTATACGTCTTCTTAAATTATTGCACCTTTCCTGTAAGGGCCGGATACAACAgtcacagaatttaaaaaaaccatttgCCTTCAGGAAAAGCTAGTTTGAATTTTTGTGGCATTTTTGCCGTTAAGATTCCATGTAGGTA from Daphnia carinata strain CSIRO-1 chromosome 6, CSIRO_AGI_Dcar_HiC_V3, whole genome shotgun sequence harbors:
- the LOC130703310 gene encoding spondin-1-like, whose translation is MMNNQYWYNAFAVAFSLVFVIRSTTEARPENSSLMDMDEHNTKSCQPDRLTVYRVTLNTFWNHKNFPKHYPQWRPPAQWSKLVGRSHNKSYILYRLNHKATRGLKLFAEDGRSDYLDTQSQGEGGIYDEFNAPAILSGEGKTETEFFVDGNHSRVSLISKLVPSPDWFIGIDSLDLCANGKWLNGISIEVDVVDAGTDNGFSFTSPNWASEPQENIRHLSSNFPNHPASAFFYPGVRKLPTIAVFQFFKIKEYELSKVFNYNDEKISQETKKMEQVSSVTEDGNTSDFHDNTTNLAVAVVRDSENLTRYSIENDTAKSEKEKNFSSNNTKEIFWTYTTEGTTEKNADELNGLASLPLHVPDTTTKSKAKPVKATKAFLRNRLPRDCDVGVWSAWSPCSKTCDIGVSERYRKVINHARRGGRPCPSLEEKKWCGSARSCSRSYFNWS